Proteins from a genomic interval of Lolium perenne isolate Kyuss_39 chromosome 1, Kyuss_2.0, whole genome shotgun sequence:
- the LOC127341130 gene encoding mannose/glucose-specific lectin-like: MAVVVSVGPWGAPGGEPRDIPIGSMPQSLVSITIWSIKALGGAICGFSYVYVDQNGGPIHVGPWGNAKPEHTITNIQMGPGEYLYELSGTADDSALLSLKLVTNQHTYEVGAPLEQTTFSMPLKNGKVVAFFGRSDNDHLTALGIYVPVMKGSPVNVGPWGDSGGIPVDITTPVQLKSVTVYSTDSSDGRIYGFSFTYVDLTGQSIHVGPWGTIKGEKHTFDLSLQGEYVNKITGTTAGDNRVNSLKFTTNQERDYGPFGSDRGNAFSVPLPDGEHNGAVVGFFGRSGKSHVDLGVYVGLAPNEP, from the exons ATGGCG GTCGTGGTGAGTGTTGGTCCATGGGGTGCACCGGGGGGAGAGCCTCGCGACATCCCCATCGGCAGCATGCCCCAGTCCCTGGTGAGCATCACCATCTGGAGCATCAAGGCCTTGGGGGGGGCCATCTGTGGCTTCTCCTATGTGTACGTCGACCAGAATGGGGGGCCCATCCACGTCGGCCCCTGGGGCAATGCCAAGCCGGAACACACCATCACGAACATACAGATGGGTCCCGGCGAGTACCTTTACGAGCTGAGCGGCACCGCCGATGACTCCGCCCTATTATCGCTCAAACTGGTCACCAACCAGCACACGTACGAGGTCGGCGCTCCATTGGAGCAGACGACCTTCAGCATGCCGCTCAAGAATGGCAAGGTGGTCGCCTTCTTTGGCCGCTCCGATAACGATCACCTCACGGCGCTCGGTATCTACGTGCCGGTGATGAAAGGCTCGCCGGTCAATGTCGGTCCGTGGGGCGACTCCGGTGGCATACCTGTGGACATCACCACGCCGGTGCAGCTTAAGAGCGTCACCGTCTACAGCACCGATTCCAGCGATGGGCGCATCTATGGCTTCTCCTTCACCTATGTCGACCTGACTGGCCAGTCCATCCATGTCGGCCCCTGGGGCACGATCAAGGGAGAGAAGCATACC ttTGACCTGAGCCTGCAAGGCGAGTATGTGAACAAGATCACTGGCACTACTGCCGGCGACAACCGCGTGAACTCGCTCAAGTTCACCACCAACCAGGAGCGTGACTACGGCCCGTTCGGGAGCGATAGGGGCAATGCCTTTAGCGTGCCGCTGCCAGACGGCGAGCACAACGGCGCCGTGGTCGGCTTCTTCGGCCGCTCCGGGAAGAGCCACGTTGACCTCGGCGTCTACGTCGGCCTCGcgcccaacgagccatga